Proteins encoded within one genomic window of Nonomuraea gerenzanensis:
- a CDS encoding VOC family protein, whose product MTLGISQVTVYVEDQQRALDFWSRKMGFEVVRDMPYGEHRWIEVQPPAGGTRLVVHKADPDWPALVKDLPNYVLFHADDIVKTHQELVARGVEFTQPPNQQPWGWSAVFKDDDGHLFHLGQR is encoded by the coding sequence ATGACGCTCGGCATCAGCCAGGTCACCGTCTACGTCGAGGACCAGCAGCGCGCGCTGGACTTCTGGAGCCGCAAGATGGGTTTCGAGGTCGTGCGCGACATGCCGTACGGCGAGCACCGCTGGATCGAGGTGCAGCCGCCCGCCGGCGGCACCCGCCTGGTCGTGCACAAGGCCGACCCCGACTGGCCTGCGCTCGTCAAGGACCTGCCGAACTACGTGCTGTTCCACGCCGACGACATCGTCAAGACGCACCAGGAGCTGGTGGCGCGCGGCGTCGAGTTCACCCAGCCGCCCAACCAGCAGCCGTGGGGCTGGTCAGCCGTCTTCAAGGACGACGACGGCCACCTGTTCCACCTCGGGCAGCGCTAG
- a CDS encoding tetratricopeptide repeat protein, producing the protein MSWQGEVGLPSVPAPRVGDEPELMAAALAGDAEAAHRLGKLFAQHGDRAAARHWWERAAAGGNVDSAYNLGIWHEKHGSLEDAVTWYEAAASTGDAEAATNLALLLLEQRGDVGAARVWFESAATGGSRTAARRLALMCEDAGELGTAREWHRRAAEGGDAASAHDLGFLAYCAGEDAEAVHWWECAARGGHADSAYCLGLYLHASRDPEGAEAYYRLAARSEHPGAASRLGGVALSRGDLRAARAWFEQAANAGRAHDQRMAGFVCVELDDTAAASHWFGRAAAGGDAEAAFNYGLLLIAEFGDLAGGQHWFRQAARAGHHRAAVELGGLLSVVGEHREAQVWLSDPPPPSWARPAEPELTARAELAASATRRRDGAELEVADLAEVLSTWDLMTRPLHDHSEVLAWLVERSGAHASAVEHLASVRGALVRPGSAPWPSPGELQHVLVTARDLRWRLGIR; encoded by the coding sequence ATGTCCTGGCAAGGAGAGGTGGGGCTGCCGTCCGTACCGGCGCCGCGCGTGGGAGACGAGCCCGAGCTGATGGCCGCCGCGCTGGCGGGCGACGCCGAGGCCGCGCACCGGCTCGGCAAGCTCTTCGCCCAGCACGGCGACCGCGCGGCCGCCCGGCACTGGTGGGAGCGGGCCGCCGCGGGCGGCAACGTCGACAGCGCCTACAACCTGGGCATCTGGCACGAGAAGCACGGCAGCCTGGAGGACGCCGTCACCTGGTACGAGGCCGCGGCCAGCACCGGTGACGCCGAGGCGGCCACGAACCTCGCGCTGCTCCTGCTGGAACAGCGGGGCGACGTGGGCGCGGCCCGGGTGTGGTTCGAGAGCGCGGCCACGGGCGGGTCCAGGACGGCAGCTCGCAGGCTGGCGCTGATGTGCGAGGACGCGGGTGAGCTGGGCACGGCCCGCGAGTGGCACCGCAGGGCGGCCGAGGGCGGCGACGCGGCGTCCGCGCACGACCTGGGGTTCCTGGCGTACTGCGCGGGTGAGGACGCGGAGGCCGTGCACTGGTGGGAGTGCGCCGCCAGGGGCGGGCACGCGGACTCCGCCTACTGCCTGGGCCTCTACCTGCACGCCAGCCGCGACCCCGAGGGGGCGGAGGCGTACTACCGGCTGGCGGCCAGGAGCGAGCATCCGGGTGCCGCCTCGCGGCTCGGCGGGGTGGCGCTGTCCAGGGGTGATCTGCGGGCCGCGCGGGCCTGGTTCGAGCAGGCGGCGAACGCCGGGCGGGCCCATGACCAGCGGATGGCCGGGTTCGTGTGCGTGGAGCTGGACGACACGGCGGCGGCCAGCCACTGGTTCGGGCGGGCGGCGGCCGGCGGGGACGCCGAGGCGGCCTTCAACTACGGGCTGCTGCTCATCGCCGAGTTCGGGGATCTGGCGGGCGGGCAGCACTGGTTCAGGCAGGCGGCGCGGGCCGGGCATCATCGGGCCGCTGTCGAGCTGGGCGGGCTGCTGTCGGTGGTCGGGGAGCACAGGGAGGCGCAGGTGTGGCTGTCCGACCCGCCGCCGCCCTCCTGGGCCCGCCCCGCCGAGCCCGAGCTGACCGCCCGCGCGGAGCTGGCCGCCTCGGCCACCAGGCGCAGGGACGGGGCCGAGCTGGAGGTCGCGGACCTGGCCGAGGTGCTGTCCACGTGGGATCTGATGACCAGGCCGTTGCACGATCATTCCGAGGTGCTGGCGTGGCTGGTGGAGCGGAGCGGGGCGCACGCCAGCGCGGTCGAGCACCTGGCGTCGGTGCGCGGGGCGCTGGTGCGGCCGGGCAGCGCGCCCTGGCCCAGCCCCGGTGAGCTGCAGCACGTGCTGGTGACGGCGCGCGACCTGCGGTGGCGGCTCGGCATCCGGTAG
- a CDS encoding urease accessory protein UreH domain-containing protein: MQTLTLLAGGVAAGLLAGTATCTAAQGGLLMGLADGRRGADPALVCWFLAGRLASYTAAGALLGLLGSAVSLPPQARAVLLVVAGATVVGFAIRLMRRTRCSAPEPPPASRYQAPMLGAATILVPCGVTLGVEMLAVSSGSPLAGAAAMAGFVIGTAPAFALLGYVLRRVSRTRLARGAGLVAVGAGLWTAGTGLSLGGWLTVPAAPVASGPGAETVTVWATRDGYRPSVVTARAGVPVEVVFEVVDRGCTGTVTIGGRDVALPATVRLPPQPAGSLRYVCGMGMYAGFIHFS, encoded by the coding sequence GTGCAGACCCTCACCCTGCTGGCCGGCGGGGTGGCCGCCGGACTGCTCGCGGGGACCGCCACGTGCACGGCGGCGCAGGGCGGGCTGCTCATGGGCCTGGCGGACGGCCGCCGTGGCGCCGATCCGGCGCTGGTGTGCTGGTTCCTGGCGGGGCGGCTGGCCTCCTACACCGCCGCCGGCGCCCTGCTCGGGCTGCTCGGCTCGGCCGTCAGCCTGCCACCGCAGGCCAGGGCCGTGCTCCTGGTCGTGGCCGGGGCCACCGTCGTGGGCTTCGCGATCCGGCTCATGCGGCGTACGCGCTGCTCCGCGCCCGAGCCCCCGCCCGCCTCCCGCTACCAGGCGCCGATGCTGGGCGCGGCCACCATCCTGGTGCCCTGCGGCGTGACGCTCGGCGTCGAGATGCTCGCCGTCTCCAGCGGCTCTCCCCTGGCGGGCGCGGCGGCCATGGCGGGCTTCGTCATCGGCACCGCACCGGCGTTCGCCCTGCTCGGATACGTGCTGCGGCGCGTCTCCCGGACCCGGCTGGCCCGCGGGGCCGGGCTCGTCGCCGTGGGCGCCGGCCTCTGGACCGCCGGGACCGGCCTCAGCCTGGGCGGCTGGCTCACCGTCCCCGCCGCACCCGTCGCGTCAGGACCGGGAGCGGAGACCGTCACCGTGTGGGCCACGCGAGACGGCTACCGGCCCTCCGTGGTGACGGCACGGGCCGGCGTGCCCGTCGAGGTGGTCTTCGAGGTGGTGGACCGGGGCTGCACCGGCACCGTCACGATCGGCGGGCGCGACGTCGCACTCCCCGCCACCGTCCGGCTGCCACCGCAACCGGCCGGGTCGCTGCGGTACGTCTGTGGCATGGGCATGTACGCGGGCTTCATTCACTTCTCTTAG
- a CDS encoding SHOCT domain-containing protein, whose translation MNTLTMAGPHWGAAGGIAPIFPIVWALLWAGFITLAVVSWRRGWWGPRRAATATTHPASPTASAEQILAERYARGEMTDEEYFERMSVLRGGSA comes from the coding sequence ATGAACACTTTGACCATGGCAGGCCCGCACTGGGGCGCCGCCGGAGGCATCGCACCCATCTTCCCCATCGTCTGGGCCCTGCTCTGGGCCGGCTTCATCACGCTGGCCGTGGTGAGCTGGCGCAGAGGCTGGTGGGGGCCGCGCCGGGCAGCCACCGCCACCACGCACCCCGCCTCTCCGACGGCCTCCGCCGAGCAGATCCTCGCCGAACGCTACGCTCGCGGCGAGATGACCGACGAGGAGTACTTCGAAAGGATGTCTGTGCTCCGGGGCGGTTCCGCCTAA
- a CDS encoding VOC family protein has translation MARLRDVVVDCRHPASLARFWAAALDGYAVAPYDEAELTRLREQGVEDPEDDPTVLVEGGPVRLWFQRVPERKVVKNRLHLDLEADDPDAEIARLVGLGARVWRTHDDWVTLLDPEGNEFCLFQR, from the coding sequence ATGGCCCGGCTGCGTGACGTGGTGGTCGACTGCCGGCATCCGGCCTCGCTGGCCCGGTTCTGGGCGGCGGCGCTCGACGGGTACGCCGTGGCGCCGTACGACGAGGCCGAGTTGACCCGGCTGCGCGAGCAGGGCGTCGAGGACCCGGAGGACGATCCCACCGTGCTGGTGGAGGGCGGCCCGGTGCGGCTGTGGTTCCAGCGGGTGCCCGAACGCAAGGTCGTCAAGAACCGGCTGCACCTCGACCTCGAAGCCGACGACCCCGACGCGGAGATCGCCCGGCTCGTCGGGCTGGGGGCCCGGGTGTGGCGGACGCACGACGACTGGGTCACGCTCCTCGACCCGGAGGGCAACGAGTTCTGCCTGTTCCAGCGGTAG